From one Mya arenaria isolate MELC-2E11 chromosome 4, ASM2691426v1 genomic stretch:
- the LOC128230893 gene encoding 14-3-3 protein epsilon-like translates to MADREDNVYQAKLAEQAERYDDMVAAMKKVVELSNKELSVEERNLLSVAYKNVIGARRASWRILTASEQRLEEKKAGGNEIGLIRKYRAQVESELRKICGDVIDLLKSSLIKEATDSEEESQGESQVFYSKMQGDYYRYLAEFSTGDDRKKYSEEALVAYERANKVALGKLKPTHPIRLGLALNFSVFFYEILNSPERACSLAKAAFDDAIAELDSLNEDSYKDSTLIMQLLRDNLTLWTSDMAPEGDGGDKDKEQLEDIEGQDPVIWEMVESMKKVAEMEQELTIEERNLLSVAYKNVIGARRASWRILSSIEQKEEDKKDSQKVDTIKKYRAEIEKELKDICDDVLIILEKHLISNATSGEAKVFYYKMKGDYFRYVAEFATGKDRKDAAENALVAYKAASDIAMQELQPTHPIRLGLALNFSVFYYEILNSPDRACRLAKAAFDDAIAELDSLSEESYKDSTLIMQLLRDNLTLWTSDMGQEEEGGQQKEQVEDIEGQDAS, encoded by the exons ATGGCAGACAGAGAGGATAACGTGTATCAAGCTAAACTAGCGGAACAGGCAGAAAGATACGATG ATATGGTAGCTGCCATGAAGAAGGTTGTGGAGTTGAGTAACAAGGAATTAAGCGTGGAGGAGAGAAACCTTCTGTCAGTGGCATACAAAAATGTCATTGGAGCTCGTAGGGCATCCTGGAGAATACTGACTGCTTCAGAGCAACGATTGGAAGAAAAGAAAGCTGGAGGAAATGAGATTGGGCTTATCAGAAAGTACAGAGCACAG GTGGAATCGGAACTTCGGAAAATCTGTGGTGATGTCATAGATCTGCTGAAGAGCAGTTTAATCAAAGAAGCTACTGATTCCGAAGAAGAATCACAAGGGGAATCACAAGTCTTCTACAGTAAAAT GCAAGGAGATTACTATCGCTATTTGGCTGAGTTTTCCACAGGAGATGATCGCAAAAAGTATTCAGAGGAAGCATTGGTTGCTTATGAGCGAGCCAACAAAGTGGCATTAGGCAAGCTAAAACCAACTCATCCAATCAGGCTGGGACTAGCCCTCAACTTCTCTGTCTTCTTTTATGAGATCTTGAATTCACCAGAAAGAGCATGCAGTCTTGCAAAGGCGGCTTTTGATGATGCAATAGCAGAACTGGACAGTTTGAATGAAGATAGCTACAAGGATTCCACCCTCATTATGCAGCTGCTAAGAGATAACCTCACACTCTGGACATCAGACATGGCCCCTGAAG GTGATGGAGGGGACAAGGATAAGGAACAGCTCGAGGACATTGAGGGCCAGGAT cCTGTCATCTGGG AAATGGTAGAAAGCATGAAGAAGGTTGCCGAGATGGAGCAAGAACTGACGATCGAGGAGAGGAACCTGCTGTCTGTAGCGTATAAGAACGTGATTGGGGCGCGAAGAGCCTCATGGAGAATCCTCAGTAGTATTGAACAGAAAGAGGAAGACAAGAAAGACTCCCAGAAAGTAGATACCATCAAGAAATACAGAGCAGAG attgaaAAAGAATTGAAAGACATTTGCGAtgatgtattaattattttggaaaagcATTTGATAAGCAATGCGACCTCTGGGGAAGCGAAAGTTTTCTACTATAAAAT GAAGGGTGACTACTTTCGGTATGTTGCTGAATTTGCCACTGGTAAGGACCGCAAGGACGCTGCAGAGAATGCTCTGGTTGCATACAAGGCTGCTAGTGACATTGCCATGCAAGAGCTCCAGCCCACACACCCCATCCGGCTGGGTCTCGCCCTCAACTTCTCCGTGTTTTATTATGAGATCTTGAATTCACCAGACCGGGCCTGCCGGTTAGCGAAGGCGGCATTTGATGATGCAATAGCTGAATTAGATAGTCTTAGTGAAGAAAGCTATAAGGATTCAACGCTTATAATGCAGCTGTTGAGAGATAACCTAACACTCTGGACTTCGGATATGGGCCAAGAAG AGGAGGGCGGTCAACAGAAGGAGCAGGTTGAAGATATAGAGGGCCAGGACGCCTCATAG
- the LOC128232143 gene encoding uncharacterized protein LOC128232143 isoform X3 produces the protein MQKPIDLHEPCAETLKQSKEKNLEKVASYKFPQADHYLEDLLGAHPGDGNMPKDPVFLSAFSQSHFIEGMDLVKNVSTIRKILPNSKFIIYNLGMSEKHKVKVLAVCDCELRLFPFERFPDFVGIMKGYAWKPLAIQLVARDHPFVIWMDASVRFITKDLQPWFDKVRNLGVLASVGHAPVAMRTHPLTFQTLVEKQCTFREDKEFEATFIMIYGTMFVREYFLKPWVSCALTKGCLVPDESPSKYINCNGDASKPHYFDCHRFDQSILSILLLRLYHENIQSHIMHHEFYRFCKSADEEWYLPQFVNEFRVANSQTCM, from the exons ATGCAG AAGCCTATAGATCTACATGAGCCATGTGCTGAAACACTGAAGCAGAGTAAAGAGAAAAACCTGGAAAAAGTTGCGTCTTACAAGTTTCCGCAAGCTGATCATTACTTAGAAG ATTTACTTGGAGCCCACCCAGGGGATGGTAATATGCCCAAGGATCCAGTGTTTTTGTCAGCCTTTTCCCAAAGTCATTTTATAGAAGGGATGGATTTGGTGAAAAATGTATCGACAATACGAAAAATACTCCCCAATTCAAAATTCATCATTTACAACCTTGGAATGTCAGAAAAACATAAAGTGAAG gtTTTGGCTGTTTGTGATTGTGAGCTGAGACTGTTTCCATTTGAGCGCTTTCCAGACTTTGTTGGTATAATGAAAGGTTATGCCTGGAAGCCCTTAGCTATTCAG TTAGTAGCTAGAGATCACCCGTTTGTGATATGGATGGATGCCTCGGTGCGGTTCATTACAAAAGACCTTCAGCCCTGGTTTGACAAGGTCAGGAACCTCGGAGTGTTAGCTTCAGTAGGACATGCTCCAGTTGCGATGAGGACACATCCTTTAACATTCCAAACACTTGTAGAAAAACAGTGTACATTTAGAGAAGACAAAGAGTTTGAAGCCACATTTATTATGATTTACGGCACTATGTTTGTAAGGGAATACTTTCTGAAACCATGGGTGTCCTGTGCTTTAACCAAAGGGTGTTTAGTGCCTGATGAAAGTCCTTCAAAGTATATAAATTGTAATGGTGATGCTAGTAAACCTCATTACTTTGACTGTCATAGATTCGACCAGTCTATTCTTAGTATTTTACTCTTAAGATTATACCATGAGAATATTCAAAGCCATATTATGCACCATGAATTTTACAGGTTTTGTAAAAGTGCTGATGAAGAGTGGTATTTACCACAGTTTGTAAATGAATTTCGAGTGGCAAACAGTCAAACATGCATGTAA
- the LOC128232143 gene encoding uncharacterized protein LOC128232143 isoform X1: MMRKHWRGRPLMVLGGLGIIVIFILLVRSSNNAEQKPIDLHEPCAETLKQSKEKNLEKVASYKFPQADHYLEDLLGAHPGDGNMPKDPVFLSAFSQSHFIEGMDLVKNVSTIRKILPNSKFIIYNLGMSEKHKVKVLAVCDCELRLFPFERFPDFVGIMKGYAWKPLAIQLVARDHPFVIWMDASVRFITKDLQPWFDKVRNLGVLASVGHAPVAMRTHPLTFQTLVEKQCTFREDKEFEATFIMIYGTMFVREYFLKPWVSCALTKGCLVPDESPSKYINCNGDASKPHYFDCHRFDQSILSILLLRLYHENIQSHIMHHEFYRFCKSADEEWYLPQFVNEFRVANSQTCM; the protein is encoded by the exons ATGATGCGGAAACACTGGAGAGGAAGACCATTGATGGTCTTAGGTGGACTGGGAATTATTGTCATCTTCATACTTTTGg TGAGGTCATCAAACAATGCAG AGCAGAAGCCTATAGATCTACATGAGCCATGTGCTGAAACACTGAAGCAGAGTAAAGAGAAAAACCTGGAAAAAGTTGCGTCTTACAAGTTTCCGCAAGCTGATCATTACTTAGAAG ATTTACTTGGAGCCCACCCAGGGGATGGTAATATGCCCAAGGATCCAGTGTTTTTGTCAGCCTTTTCCCAAAGTCATTTTATAGAAGGGATGGATTTGGTGAAAAATGTATCGACAATACGAAAAATACTCCCCAATTCAAAATTCATCATTTACAACCTTGGAATGTCAGAAAAACATAAAGTGAAG gtTTTGGCTGTTTGTGATTGTGAGCTGAGACTGTTTCCATTTGAGCGCTTTCCAGACTTTGTTGGTATAATGAAAGGTTATGCCTGGAAGCCCTTAGCTATTCAG TTAGTAGCTAGAGATCACCCGTTTGTGATATGGATGGATGCCTCGGTGCGGTTCATTACAAAAGACCTTCAGCCCTGGTTTGACAAGGTCAGGAACCTCGGAGTGTTAGCTTCAGTAGGACATGCTCCAGTTGCGATGAGGACACATCCTTTAACATTCCAAACACTTGTAGAAAAACAGTGTACATTTAGAGAAGACAAAGAGTTTGAAGCCACATTTATTATGATTTACGGCACTATGTTTGTAAGGGAATACTTTCTGAAACCATGGGTGTCCTGTGCTTTAACCAAAGGGTGTTTAGTGCCTGATGAAAGTCCTTCAAAGTATATAAATTGTAATGGTGATGCTAGTAAACCTCATTACTTTGACTGTCATAGATTCGACCAGTCTATTCTTAGTATTTTACTCTTAAGATTATACCATGAGAATATTCAAAGCCATATTATGCACCATGAATTTTACAGGTTTTGTAAAAGTGCTGATGAAGAGTGGTATTTACCACAGTTTGTAAATGAATTTCGAGTGGCAAACAGTCAAACATGCATGTAA
- the LOC128232143 gene encoding uncharacterized protein LOC128232143 isoform X4 → MMRKHWRGRPLMVLGGLGIIVIFILLDLLGAHPGDGNMPKDPVFLSAFSQSHFIEGMDLVKNVSTIRKILPNSKFIIYNLGMSEKHKVKVLAVCDCELRLFPFERFPDFVGIMKGYAWKPLAIQLVARDHPFVIWMDASVRFITKDLQPWFDKVRNLGVLASVGHAPVAMRTHPLTFQTLVEKQCTFREDKEFEATFIMIYGTMFVREYFLKPWVSCALTKGCLVPDESPSKYINCNGDASKPHYFDCHRFDQSILSILLLRLYHENIQSHIMHHEFYRFCKSADEEWYLPQFVNEFRVANSQTCM, encoded by the exons ATGATGCGGAAACACTGGAGAGGAAGACCATTGATGGTCTTAGGTGGACTGGGAATTATTGTCATCTTCATACTTTTGg ATTTACTTGGAGCCCACCCAGGGGATGGTAATATGCCCAAGGATCCAGTGTTTTTGTCAGCCTTTTCCCAAAGTCATTTTATAGAAGGGATGGATTTGGTGAAAAATGTATCGACAATACGAAAAATACTCCCCAATTCAAAATTCATCATTTACAACCTTGGAATGTCAGAAAAACATAAAGTGAAG gtTTTGGCTGTTTGTGATTGTGAGCTGAGACTGTTTCCATTTGAGCGCTTTCCAGACTTTGTTGGTATAATGAAAGGTTATGCCTGGAAGCCCTTAGCTATTCAG TTAGTAGCTAGAGATCACCCGTTTGTGATATGGATGGATGCCTCGGTGCGGTTCATTACAAAAGACCTTCAGCCCTGGTTTGACAAGGTCAGGAACCTCGGAGTGTTAGCTTCAGTAGGACATGCTCCAGTTGCGATGAGGACACATCCTTTAACATTCCAAACACTTGTAGAAAAACAGTGTACATTTAGAGAAGACAAAGAGTTTGAAGCCACATTTATTATGATTTACGGCACTATGTTTGTAAGGGAATACTTTCTGAAACCATGGGTGTCCTGTGCTTTAACCAAAGGGTGTTTAGTGCCTGATGAAAGTCCTTCAAAGTATATAAATTGTAATGGTGATGCTAGTAAACCTCATTACTTTGACTGTCATAGATTCGACCAGTCTATTCTTAGTATTTTACTCTTAAGATTATACCATGAGAATATTCAAAGCCATATTATGCACCATGAATTTTACAGGTTTTGTAAAAGTGCTGATGAAGAGTGGTATTTACCACAGTTTGTAAATGAATTTCGAGTGGCAAACAGTCAAACATGCATGTAA
- the LOC128232143 gene encoding uncharacterized protein LOC128232143 isoform X2, with product MMRKHWRGRPLMVLGGLGIIVIFILLEQKPIDLHEPCAETLKQSKEKNLEKVASYKFPQADHYLEDLLGAHPGDGNMPKDPVFLSAFSQSHFIEGMDLVKNVSTIRKILPNSKFIIYNLGMSEKHKVKVLAVCDCELRLFPFERFPDFVGIMKGYAWKPLAIQLVARDHPFVIWMDASVRFITKDLQPWFDKVRNLGVLASVGHAPVAMRTHPLTFQTLVEKQCTFREDKEFEATFIMIYGTMFVREYFLKPWVSCALTKGCLVPDESPSKYINCNGDASKPHYFDCHRFDQSILSILLLRLYHENIQSHIMHHEFYRFCKSADEEWYLPQFVNEFRVANSQTCM from the exons ATGATGCGGAAACACTGGAGAGGAAGACCATTGATGGTCTTAGGTGGACTGGGAATTATTGTCATCTTCATACTTTTGg AGCAGAAGCCTATAGATCTACATGAGCCATGTGCTGAAACACTGAAGCAGAGTAAAGAGAAAAACCTGGAAAAAGTTGCGTCTTACAAGTTTCCGCAAGCTGATCATTACTTAGAAG ATTTACTTGGAGCCCACCCAGGGGATGGTAATATGCCCAAGGATCCAGTGTTTTTGTCAGCCTTTTCCCAAAGTCATTTTATAGAAGGGATGGATTTGGTGAAAAATGTATCGACAATACGAAAAATACTCCCCAATTCAAAATTCATCATTTACAACCTTGGAATGTCAGAAAAACATAAAGTGAAG gtTTTGGCTGTTTGTGATTGTGAGCTGAGACTGTTTCCATTTGAGCGCTTTCCAGACTTTGTTGGTATAATGAAAGGTTATGCCTGGAAGCCCTTAGCTATTCAG TTAGTAGCTAGAGATCACCCGTTTGTGATATGGATGGATGCCTCGGTGCGGTTCATTACAAAAGACCTTCAGCCCTGGTTTGACAAGGTCAGGAACCTCGGAGTGTTAGCTTCAGTAGGACATGCTCCAGTTGCGATGAGGACACATCCTTTAACATTCCAAACACTTGTAGAAAAACAGTGTACATTTAGAGAAGACAAAGAGTTTGAAGCCACATTTATTATGATTTACGGCACTATGTTTGTAAGGGAATACTTTCTGAAACCATGGGTGTCCTGTGCTTTAACCAAAGGGTGTTTAGTGCCTGATGAAAGTCCTTCAAAGTATATAAATTGTAATGGTGATGCTAGTAAACCTCATTACTTTGACTGTCATAGATTCGACCAGTCTATTCTTAGTATTTTACTCTTAAGATTATACCATGAGAATATTCAAAGCCATATTATGCACCATGAATTTTACAGGTTTTGTAAAAGTGCTGATGAAGAGTGGTATTTACCACAGTTTGTAAATGAATTTCGAGTGGCAAACAGTCAAACATGCATGTAA